In a genomic window of Quercus lobata isolate SW786 chromosome 4, ValleyOak3.0 Primary Assembly, whole genome shotgun sequence:
- the LOC115987085 gene encoding uncharacterized protein LOC115987085 isoform X2, which translates to MLAGPFYPILHIVNERATGKSFSNISDSEGSKNSQLSSALTVSSNFEPRRSRSTSPFVFSTSSSIVFRPDSIFVLLRKAYKDSDLGTVCRTASRILQKFIEPVTVQEASTSPNDVTSDLDETSKSELSNPVPIVDYSNLFGEEFGIPDDQWDTSYLNILDLGAVEEGILHVLYACASQPILCSKLAERTSDFWSALPLVQALLPAIRPIVSSPDVVDDTFSQWKQPTVQQALSQIVSTSASSLYRPLLHACAGYLSSFSPSHAKAACVLIDLCASVLAPWMAQAIAKVDLAVELVEDLLGTIQGSRHSLTRARAALKYIVLALSGHMDDVLPKYKEVKHRILFLVEMLEPFLDPAIATSKSAIAFGDLSSSFPEKQETTCVTALNVIRTAVRKPAVLPSLESEWRHGSVAPSVLLSILEPHMQLPPEIDLCKYPISKPLDPESSNVSPLSSVPWQVGASSKSNTQDDYDGKTDFSDTAVKIDVSEEVNLFFAPPELRSIAMTNITSGPDENSPVSIHGDLSSEPKQLTEKSVTHQFHIDLVLDAGFTAEYYNMQADYFQLINYRDCELRASEFQRLALDLHSQSEITVEGHDAAIDALLLAAECYVNPFFMLSFKASPKFMDQMNINRTRIPQHHEISEVRSSDKSKRDLETIAHLEKRRDKIVLQLLLEAAELDKKYQNKISFGGQCPYYSEGFEEQVIKLSPLDMQSADAVTLVRQNQALLCNFLIERLRREQHSMHEILMQSLVFLLYSATKLYCAPEHVIDIILGSAEHLNRTLTSLYYQHKEGNLHLEPEKIHGIQRRWMLLQRLVIASSGDDEGKDFEININSGIRYGNLVPPSAWMQKISTFSRSAFPLVRFLGWMAVSRNAKKYMKDRLFLASDMSQLTYLLSIFTDDLAIVDNVVNRKHEDVRIEELGGKNMPSVKRGFANEQDGDQSFRVIYPDLSKFFPKMKKQFEAFGEIILEAVGLQLRSLSSSMVPDVLCWFAELCSWPFSHWDQIASENSSDNWKGYVAKNAKAVILYVLEAFLLEHMEAMVPEMPRVVQVLVSLCGAAYCDVSFLDSVLHLLKPLISYSLNKISDEERLLVDDSCLNFESLCFDELFNNIRQKNENQNSSAEKVYSRALTIFILASVFCDLSIQRKREMLQSLIFWAEFTAFEPTTSFHDYLSAFQNVMENCKALLVQNLRAFGAIPLQFPPFTDVCSGALSGNSLESQSSFLNDVCDSTCPNKASQKLENNNSDASIVNEKVYQLSAEEIAEFSKDLEALIVKLNPTVELCWTLHHQLAKKLSIALAQCLMYSRCLSSIARDVHNAEEDDSENPSSCKSVDQFPVHWRIGLEGLAEIMMMLQENRCWEVASLMLDCLLGVPHCFPLDSVIGLVCSAIKNISCSAPKISWRLQTDKWLLILLGRGIHTLHESEAHLVDLFCAMLGHSEPEQRFIALRHMGKLVGQDVNGRTAIQPSTLCNNLVSPGLLLSVPESILSHLVSSTWDSVAVLASSDTSLSLRTCAMALLVDYIPFAERHQLQSFLAAADSIYGLGKLAHPACEGPLLQLSLALIAGACLYSPAEDISLIPPDVWRNIETLGLSKTDSGLGDLEKKACQVLCRLRNEGDEAKEVLKEVLSSNPTRQSDPDFKSTRESILQVLANLTSVQSYFDIFSKKIDQEVMELEEAEMELDILQKDHLLQEDSKDRQQIPSLASPTKDDTRLRQIKNCIHSLERTKLREGVVARRQKKLIMRSARQKYLEEAALREAELLQDLDRERVAEAEKEIERQRLLELERAKTKELRHNLDMEKERQTQRELQRELELAESGLRTSRRDFSSSSHSSRPRERYRERENGRSGNEGSTRSGSLQPETSATSTSMGSVPTVVLSGSRQFSGQLPTILQSRDRLDECASSYEENLDGSRDSGDTGSVGDPDLVSAFDVQSGGFGSAQRHGSRGSKSRQVVERRERDSRREGKWERKHS; encoded by the exons ATGCTTGCTGGTCCATTTTATCCAATACTTCACATTGTGAACGAAAG AGCAACTGGAAAGTCTTTCAGCAATATTTCAGACTCTGAAGGCTCTAAGAACTCTCAGCTGTCATCAGCCTTAACTGTTTCCTCTAACTTTGAG CCTCGGAGGTCACGCAGCACATCACCTTTTGTCTTTTCCACATCCAGTTCAATTGTGTTTCGTCCAGATTCGATTTTTGTTCTGCTGAGAAAGGCATATAAAGATTCTGATCTGGGAACTGTTTGCAGAACG GCTTCCAGAATTCTGCAGAAATTCATAGAGCCTGTTACAGTGCAAGAAGCATCAACCTCTCCTAATGATGTAACCTCTGATCTGGATGAGACATCGAAATCTGAATTATCTAATCCAGTTCCTATAGTTGATTACTCAAACTTGTTTGGTGAAGAATTTGGTATTCCTGATGATCAATGGGACACCAGCTATCTCAACATCCTAGATTTAGGGGCAGTGGAAGAAGGGATcttacatgttctttatgcttgTGCGTCACAG CCTATCCTTTGCAGCAAATTGGCAGAGAGAACTTCTGACTTCTGGTCTGCATTACCACTTGTACAAGCATTGCTACCAG CAATTCGTCCTATTGTGAGCAGTCCTGATGTTGTTGATGATACTTTTTCTCAATGGAAGCAACCTACTGTGCAACAAGCACTATCTCAG ATTGTGTCAACGTCGGCATCATCATTATACCGCCCACTTCTTCATGCCTGTGCTGGCTATTTGTCATCATTTTCACCATCACAT GCAAAGGCTGCATGTGTTCTGATTGATCTGTGTGCTAGTGTGCTTGCACCTTGGATGGCTCAGGCGATTGCAAAG GTTGATCTGGCTGTGGAGCTTGTAGAGGATCTTTTGGGTACAATCCAG GGTTCCCGACATTCCCTTACTCGTGCTCGGGCTGCCTTAAAGTATATTGTTCTGGCTCTCTCCGGTCACATGGATGATGTACTACCGAAGTATAAG GAAGTCAAGCACAGGATTCTTTTTCTTGTGGAGATGCTAGAGCCTTTTCTTGATCCTGCTATAGCCACGTCAAAAAGCGCAATAGCTTTTGGAGATCTATCTTCCTCTTTTCCTGAAAAGCAGGAAACCACTTGTGTGACTGCCCTCAATGTCATCCGTACAGCAGTAAGAAAGCCAGCCGTTCTTCCTTCTTTGGAATCTGAATGGAGGCATGGCTCAGTTGCTCCTAG CGTACTTCTTTCAATATTGGAACCTCACATGCAGTTACCTCCTGAAATTGATCTTTGCAAGTATCCTATATCTAAACCACTTGATCCTGAATCTTCAAATGTATCCCCTCTTTCTTCTGTCCCTTGGCAAGTAGGAGCttcttcaaaatcaaatacCCAAGATGACTATGATGGAAAGACAGATTTTTCTGATACAGCTGTGAAGATTGATGTTTCTGAAGAAGTCAATCTATTTTTTGCCCCTCCAGAACTTCGGAGCATAGCAATGACAAATATTACTAGTGGTCCAGATGAGAATAGCCCTGTTTCTATCCATGGGGATCTCAGCTCAGAACCAAAACAGTTGACCGAGAAAAGTGTTACTCACCAGTTTCATATTGACTTAGTGTTAGATGCAGGTTTCACTGCTGAATACTATAATATGCAAGCAGATTATTTTCAGCTAATTAACTATCGAGATTGTGAGCTGAGAGCTTCTGAGTTTCAGCGTTTGGCTTTAGATTTACACTCTCAAAGTGAGATTACAGTTGAGGGTCATGATGCTGCTATAGATGCTTTGCTCTTGGCAGCAGAGTGTTATGTAAATCCCTTTTTTATGTTGTCTTTTAAAGCCAGTCCAAAATTTATGGACCAGATGAACATTAACAGGACTAGAATTCCCCAACATCATGAAATTTCAGAAGTGAGGAGTTCTGACAAGAGTAAAAGAGATCTAGAAACAATTGCTCATcttgaaaagagaagagacAAAATTGTTCTTCAATTACTGCTTGAGGCTGCTGAATTAGACAAGAAGTATCAGAACAAAATTTCATTTGGGGGACAGTGTCCTTACTACTCTGAAGGATTTGAAGAGCAAGTTATCAAGTTGTCACCTCTTGATATGCAATCTGCAGATGCTGTCACCTTGGTTAGGCAAAATCAAGCTCTGTTGTGCAATTTTCTGATTGAACGGTTGCGGAGAGAGCAACACTCAATGCATGAAATTCTTATGCAAAgtcttgtttttttgttgtattcAGCCACTAAGCTATACTGTGCGCCTGAACATGTGATTGATATTATATTAGGATCTGCTGAGCACTTAAATAGGACACTAACATCTCTTTACTATCAGCATAAAGAAGGCAATTTACACTTGGAGCCTGAGAAAATACATGGGATACAACGAAGGTGGATGCTGCTTCAAAGATTGGTAATTGCTTCAAGTGGTGATGATGAGGGAAAAGACTTTGAAATCAATATCAACAGTGGTATTCGTTATGGAAATTTAGTTCCACCTTCAGCCTGGATGCAGAAAATATCCACATTTTCACGGTCTGCATTCCCATTGGTTAGGTTTCTTGGTTGGATGGCAGTATCTCGTAATGCGAAAAAGTATATGAAGGACCGTCTTTTTCTTGCTTCCGATATGTCGCAGCTGACATATTTGCTGTCAATATTTACAGATGATCTAGCCATAGTAGATAATGTTGTTAATCGAAAGCATGAAGATGTGAGGATTGAAGAGTTGGGGGGCAAAAATATGCCTTCGGTTAAAAGAGGATTTGCTAATGAACAGGATGGGGATCAATCTTTCCGTGTCATCTATCCTGATCTCAGTAAGTTCTTTCCTAAGATGAAAAAACAATTTGAAGCGTTTGGGGAGATCATTTTGGAGGCAGTAGGCTTGCAGCTGAGATCTCTTTCTTCGAGTATGGTGCCTGATGTCTTGTGTTGGTTTGCTGAGTTGTGTTCCTGGCCATTTTCTCATTGGGACCAAATTGCTTCTGAAAATAGTTCTGATAATTGGAAAGGTTATGTTGCAAAGAATGCAAAAGCTGTCATTCTTTATGTACTTGAAGCCTTTCTACTTGAGCACATGGAAGCAATGGTGCCTGAGATGCCTAGAGTAGTGCAGGTGCTAGTATCACTTTGTGGAGCTGCATACTGTGATGTGTCATTTCTTGACTCTGTACTGCATTTGTTGAAGCCACTCATTTCATATTCTTTAAACAAAATATCTGATGAGGAAAGATTGTTGGTTGATGATTCATGTCTTAATTTTGAGTCGTTATGCTTTGATGAGCTTTTTAACAATATTAGACAAAAGAATGAGAATCAAAATAGTTCTGCAGAGAAAGTTTACAGCCGAGCATTAACTATCTTTATTTTGGCTTCTGTCTTTTGTGATTTGTCCATTCAACGTAAAAGGGAAATGTTGCAGTCCCTAATATTTTGGGCTGAGTTTACTGCTTTTGAACCAACAACTTCTTTTCATGACTATCTATCTGCATTCCAGAATGTAATGGAAAATTGCAAAGCTCTGTTAGTTCAAAATTTAAGAGCCTTTGGTGCTATCCCACTTCAGTTTCCCCCCTTTACTGATGTGTGCAGTGGTGCACTCTCTGGTAATAGCTTGGAATCACAATCATCGTTTCTCAATGATGTCTGCGATAGCACATGTCCAAATAAGGCTTCTCAGaagttagaaaataataattctgATGCTTCTATTGTCAATGAAAAGGTCTATCAGTTATCAGCTGAGGAAATAGCAGAATTTTCTAAAGACTTAGAGGCTCTCATTGTGAAGCTTAACCCTACTGTTGAGCTCTGTTGGACTCTTCACCATCAACTTGCTAAGAAGCTATCTATTGCATTGGCACAGTGTTTAATGTACTCAAGATGCTTATCTTCGATTGCACGTGATGTCCATAATGCTGAAGAGGATGACAGTGAAAATCCTTCATCATGTAAGTCAGTTGACCAGTTTCCAGTTCATTGGAGGATTGGTCTCGAAGGACTGGCTGAAATCATGATGATGCTCCAAGAAAACCGTTGCTGGGAAGTTGCATCTTTGATGCTTGATTGTCTACTTGGAGTTCCACACTGTTTTCCCCTGGATAGTGTGATTGGTTTGGTTTGTTCTGCAATCAAAAACATTTCTTGCAGTGCACCAAAAATATCATGGCGCTTACAGACTGATAAATGGTTGTTGATTTTACTTGGAAGAGGTATTCATACCCTTCATGAAAGTGAGGCTCATTTGGTTGATTTGTTCTGTGCAATGCTAGGTCATTCTGAACCTGAGCAACGGTTTATAGCACTTCGCCACATGGGAAAACTTGTTGGCCAAGATGTGAATGGACGGACAGCTATACAACCTTCTACACTTTGCAATAATTTAGTTTCACCTGGCTTACTTCTTTCTGTTCCTGAGTCTATTCTATCTCATCTGGTTTCTAGTACATGGGATTCGGTTGCTGTTCTGGCATCATCTGACACATCGTTATCTTTAAGGACTTGTGCAATGGCACTTCTCGTAGATTATATCCCATTTGCAGAGCGTCACCAGTTACAATCATTTCTTGCAGCAGCTGATAGTATTTATGGTTTGGGGAAGCTTGCACATCCAGCATGTGAGGGCCCATTACTGCAACTATCATTAGCACTAATTGCTGGTGCTTGCCTGTACTCTCCAGCTGAAGATATTTCTTTGATTCCTCCAGACGTTTGGAGAAATATTGAGACCTTAGGCTTGTCGAAAACTG ACAGTGGGCTGGGGGATCTAGAGAAGAAGGCTTGCCAAGTCTTGTGTAGATTGAGAAATGAAGGGGATGAAGCTAAAGAG GTCCTGAAAGAAGTGCTCTCTTCAAATCCTACAAGACAATCCGACCCAGATTTTAAGAGTACCCGTGAATCAATTCTTCAG GTTCTTGCAAATCTAACTTCTGTTCAGTCGTACTTTGatatcttctccaaaaaaattgaccaaGAGGTTATG GAACTAGAGGAGGCTGAAATGGAGTTGGACATCCTTCAGAAAGATCATTTACTGCAAGAAGATTCCAAAGATAGGCAACAGATTCCTTCTCTAGCCT CTCCTACAAAAGATGATACCCGCCTTCGTCAAATCAAGAACTGCATTCATTCCCT aGAGAGAACTAAACTCCGAGAGGGTGTAGTAGCCCGCAGGCAAAAGAAACTTATTATGAGAAGTGCCCGTCAGAAATACTTGGAAGAGGCAGCTTTACGAGAAGCAGAACTTCTACAAGACCTTGATAG GGAGAGGGTAGCTGAAGCAGAGAAGGAGATTGAAAGACAGCGGTTGCTGGAACTTGAGCGTGCTAAAACTAAGGAACTGCGCCACAATCTTGATATGGAGAAGGAGAGGCAAACACAG AGAGAACTTCAGCGTGAACTTGAGCTGGCTGAATCAGGACTCCGAACGTCTCGACGAGACTTTTCTTCCTCCAGTCATAGTAG TCGACCTCGGGAAAGGTATCGTGAAAGGGAAAATGGAAGATCAGGTAATGAAGGGAGCACAAGAAGTGGAAGCCTGCAGCCTGAAACTTCTGCCACTAGTACATCCATGGGAAGCGTGCCAACTGTTGTTTTATCTGGATCCCGGCAATTTTCTGGCCAACTTCCTACTATTTTGCAGTCACGAGATCGCCTTGATGAGTGTGCCAGCAGTTATGAAGAAAATCTGGATGGAAGCAGGGACTCAGGTGACACAGGTAGTGTTGGTGATCCAGACTTGGTGTCAGCATTTGATGTACAGTCTGGTGGATTTGGGTCTGCTCAAAGGCATGGATCCAGAGGGAGCAAGTCTAGGCAGGTAGTAGAGAGGAGAGAACGGGATAGTAGACGCGAAGGGAAGTGGGAAAGAAAACATTCATAA